In one window of Ruminococcus albus AD2013 DNA:
- a CDS encoding PH domain-containing protein: protein MKKDVFDYVWTDKKRTFLGLPWSFTRYYLTESKFITRTGIFSVQEDELELYRVLDKKLVLTMGDRMVGCGTIVMNVRDVDTPVKEIKSVKKPREVMKLLDQYIDLNRDRYRTRGRDLYGGYDHNDDGIPDNDE, encoded by the coding sequence ATGAAAAAAGACGTTTTTGATTATGTTTGGACAGATAAGAAGCGTACATTTCTCGGACTTCCATGGTCGTTTACCAGATATTATCTGACAGAGAGCAAGTTCATCACCAGAACAGGTATTTTCAGCGTTCAGGAGGATGAGCTGGAGCTTTACAGGGTACTGGACAAGAAACTGGTACTTACTATGGGTGACAGAATGGTTGGCTGCGGCACTATCGTTATGAATGTGCGTGATGTTGATACTCCCGTTAAGGAGATCAAGTCCGTTAAAAAGCCACGGGAGGTAATGAAGCTTCTTGACCAGTACATAGACCTGAACCGTGACAGATACCGCACAAGAGGAAGAGATCTTTACGGCGGGTACGATCATAACGACGACGGCATACCCGATAACGATGAATAA
- a CDS encoding leucine-rich repeat protein, with protein MTKRLISGLIAFVFLFGSTALPQDKAVIAPCVTANAANTEDGNFQYSYTDTTMSGIEIQNYLGSDTNVVIPSEIKGIPVVSIKRYAFMGNTKITSITIPNTVTTISWQAFQDCTSLTSINGAKGLQVLGSFAFKNTALKRLVLPDSVTEVGHQAFADCKDLETISFPSSLTDIRGMAFANTKWLRNKQSQNSVVTVNGIVIDGQKCSGNITIPNGVIGIGDNAFTLNKNITGVSFPTSLKTIGSFSFGCCEYIKTLNIPSSVTTIEYDAFKSCFGLENVTIPKSVKYIGGEAFYGTKWLENQKAKDPVVVVNHMVIDGRNCSGRVVIPDDVSLICEKAFYKNDRIKDISLPNSLREIGSEAFYYCTSIREIIIPDGVTTIGQGAFNNNLSLKYVDIPNSVTEIGMQAFIECKALPEITIPGSLDEIPIEAFRNCYSLKVLNVESGVRSISHYAFEGCSALEELNIAGSVKVIGGYTFKDCTGLNEITFNEGLETIAPYAFQNCNNIRTITLPESVKAVTTTAFNFSTEGFKIRGYEGTFAQKLAKKINVEFEAIEKTDEPDITDDTTTDSESESDIPEEPKKGDMTGDGIINVSDISKLAAHIKGKRLLSKAVNADINGDGKVNVTDLSKLAAHVKGKRRLF; from the coding sequence ATGACAAAGAGATTGATATCAGGACTTATAGCTTTTGTTTTCCTGTTTGGCAGTACAGCGCTTCCTCAAGATAAAGCAGTTATAGCTCCCTGCGTGACAGCAAATGCTGCAAATACCGAGGACGGAAATTTTCAGTATAGTTACACAGATACCACCATGAGCGGTATCGAGATTCAAAATTATCTGGGCAGTGATACAAATGTTGTAATTCCATCAGAGATCAAAGGAATCCCGGTCGTCAGCATCAAAAGATATGCTTTTATGGGGAATACAAAGATAACAAGTATCACCATTCCCAACACCGTGACAACCATAAGCTGGCAAGCCTTTCAGGACTGTACGAGTCTCACCTCCATAAACGGTGCAAAGGGTCTGCAGGTGCTGGGCAGTTTCGCTTTCAAAAATACTGCTCTTAAAAGGCTGGTTCTGCCTGACAGCGTTACCGAGGTAGGCCATCAGGCTTTTGCTGATTGTAAAGACCTTGAGACCATCAGTTTCCCATCTTCCCTGACCGATATCCGCGGAATGGCATTCGCGAATACAAAATGGCTCCGTAACAAGCAGAGTCAGAACAGCGTAGTTACCGTTAACGGGATAGTCATCGACGGTCAGAAGTGCAGCGGAAATATCACTATACCTAATGGTGTTATAGGCATCGGTGACAACGCTTTTACACTAAACAAAAACATCACAGGTGTAAGCTTCCCCACAAGTTTAAAGACCATAGGCTCATTCTCGTTCGGCTGCTGTGAATACATAAAGACCCTGAATATCCCAAGCAGCGTTACAACCATAGAATACGACGCTTTCAAAAGCTGTTTCGGACTTGAAAACGTAACTATACCCAAGAGCGTAAAATATATCGGCGGTGAAGCTTTCTATGGTACCAAGTGGCTCGAAAACCAGAAGGCGAAAGATCCCGTGGTAGTAGTCAACCATATGGTCATTGACGGCAGGAATTGTTCAGGCAGAGTAGTTATTCCTGACGACGTAAGTCTGATATGCGAAAAAGCATTCTATAAAAACGACAGGATAAAAGATATTTCATTGCCGAACAGTTTAAGAGAGATCGGCAGTGAAGCATTCTACTACTGCACAAGTATAAGAGAAATAATTATCCCCGACGGTGTTACCACCATAGGTCAGGGTGCGTTCAACAATAACCTTAGCCTTAAATATGTTGACATACCGAACAGCGTTACTGAAATTGGTATGCAGGCTTTCATAGAATGTAAAGCGCTTCCTGAGATAACCATACCCGGCAGCCTTGATGAAATCCCCATTGAAGCATTCAGGAATTGTTACAGCCTTAAAGTTCTGAACGTAGAAAGCGGTGTACGCTCCATAAGCCACTATGCATTTGAAGGATGCTCCGCTCTTGAAGAACTGAATATCGCAGGCAGTGTCAAGGTCATAGGCGGGTACACATTCAAGGACTGCACAGGCTTAAACGAGATAACCTTCAACGAAGGTCTGGAAACAATAGCACCATATGCTTTCCAGAATTGCAATAATATCAGAACGATCACTCTTCCCGAGAGCGTCAAAGCAGTCACTACGACAGCATTCAACTTCAGTACAGAGGGTTTCAAGATCAGAGGCTACGAGGGTACCTTTGCACAGAAACTGGCTAAAAAAATCAACGTCGAATTTGAAGCTATCGAGAAGACCGACGAACCTGATATAACGGATGATACCACCACCGACAGCGAGAGCGAAAGCGATATTCCCGAAGAACCTAAAAAAGGCGATATGACCGGTGACGGCATAATAAACGTATCCGATATCTCCAAGCTTGCAGCACATATCAAAGGCAAAAGATTGCTGAGTAAAGCAGTCAATGCGGATATTAACGGAGATGGCAAGGTCAACGTTACCGACCTTTCAAAGCTGGCTGCCCACGTAAAAGGCAAAAGACGGCTGTTCTGA
- a CDS encoding DMT family transporter, with amino-acid sequence MKNNKLKAITYALGAALFYAINVPCSKLLLKNISPTVMAGLLYLGAGIGVGIMYLFQYKNDDPTERLERKDLPYTVGMVLLDIIAPILLMLGIKNGTSSNASLLGNFETVATTLIALLIFKEKVSKKLWGAISLITLSSIILSFCGDDSFDFSIGSLLVLGATCCWGMENNCTRSISEKSTYQIVTIKGFGSGIGSMITAFVIGEKLPGSNYILLALTLGFVAYGLSIFTYIRAQKTLGAAKTSAYYAVAPFVGVFLSFILLHENLSVSYLIALLIMILGTALVAAETLIHNHSHEHTHTFTHTHNGITHTHTIVHSHDHEHILSDSKHGHKHTIEELEKCIQVN; translated from the coding sequence ATGAAAAATAACAAGTTAAAAGCGATCACGTATGCACTTGGAGCCGCTTTGTTTTATGCAATCAACGTTCCGTGTTCTAAACTCCTGCTTAAAAACATCTCGCCTACTGTTATGGCAGGGCTTTTATATCTTGGTGCAGGTATAGGTGTTGGTATAATGTATCTGTTTCAATATAAAAACGATGACCCGACTGAACGGCTTGAACGAAAAGACCTGCCATACACTGTCGGTATGGTTTTACTGGATATTATTGCTCCGATTCTTCTGATGCTTGGAATAAAAAACGGAACTTCATCTAATGCTTCACTTCTTGGTAATTTCGAGACAGTTGCAACAACACTTATTGCACTACTGATTTTTAAAGAAAAGGTTAGTAAAAAACTTTGGGGAGCTATCAGTCTTATCACCTTGTCAAGTATTATTCTTTCATTTTGCGGAGATGACAGCTTTGATTTTTCAATAGGCTCGCTTCTTGTCCTCGGTGCTACTTGTTGTTGGGGAATGGAAAACAATTGCACAAGGAGTATTTCAGAAAAAAGCACATATCAAATTGTTACGATCAAGGGCTTTGGTTCAGGTATCGGCTCGATGATAACAGCATTTGTTATTGGTGAAAAATTACCCGGATCAAACTATATTTTACTTGCTCTGACACTCGGATTCGTTGCTTATGGTTTGAGTATTTTCACCTACATAAGAGCACAGAAAACACTCGGTGCGGCTAAGACCAGCGCTTATTATGCTGTAGCACCGTTTGTGGGAGTTTTCTTATCTTTCATTCTGCTTCATGAAAATCTGTCAGTTTCCTATCTTATTGCTTTACTGATAATGATACTCGGTACAGCACTTGTTGCCGCTGAAACACTTATCCATAATCACAGTCACGAACATACACATACGTTTACACATACTCACAATGGTATTACACATACACATACGATAGTACATTCTCACGACCATGAGCATATTTTATCTGATAGTAAGCACGGACACAAACATACAATTGAAGAATTGGAAAAATGTATACAAGTAAATTAA
- a CDS encoding DUF6796 family protein translates to MYFVFSVLGLIGGLLCCTGDILFDLKGKGNEKLGTSKNIDSNWLKMADRRFGLSIVLAMIGDALVGLGFYSIGMQIAETHSLIGYLTIGFGYFGVMAGVFVHSFLCIQALIYKGAMMRGNLQIADDILEKIYKQIMPTFLLGYASLLVPTVLVIIAILNGALDVPKICILLNPIVFLIFGTVCRKIDPVKFQDLPGIIMPSFGLSMFGLIGMLSLI, encoded by the coding sequence ATGTATTTTGTTTTTTCGGTATTAGGACTGATAGGCGGGCTGCTTTGCTGCACGGGAGATATACTTTTTGATCTGAAAGGCAAAGGGAACGAAAAGCTCGGGACTTCAAAGAATATTGACAGCAACTGGCTGAAAATGGCTGATCGGAGATTTGGTCTGTCTATCGTACTTGCGATGATAGGCGACGCTCTGGTCGGGCTTGGCTTTTATTCTATCGGAATGCAGATTGCTGAAACACATTCACTTATCGGCTATCTGACAATAGGCTTTGGATATTTCGGAGTAATGGCAGGGGTTTTCGTTCATTCCTTTCTCTGCATTCAGGCGCTTATCTATAAAGGTGCAATGATGCGCGGCAATTTACAGATCGCCGATGATATACTTGAAAAAATATATAAGCAGATCATGCCGACATTCCTTTTGGGTTATGCATCACTTTTAGTACCGACAGTTCTGGTGATAATTGCGATACTGAATGGTGCGCTTGATGTTCCGAAAATATGCATACTGTTGAATCCGATCGTATTCCTGATATTTGGAACTGTGTGCCGAAAAATAGATCCTGTGAAATTTCAGGATCTTCCCGGGATCATTATGCCGAGCTTCGGATTATCCATGTTCGGACTGATCGGAATGCTTAGTCTGATATGA
- a CDS encoding GNAT family N-acetyltransferase: MKKVRSLSKEKIDEISALIGASFWDYPYEPGEGGLKPFFPSKAAMTEYMKSFVIAGIESGTFYSTDNGEGYILITDTKGNHPGFGSIVRMARRMKNALGGWGKLFSFLKQANSGCDKKPLEILMKKQKKQYVKVEMLIVTEKYQGQGYMRKLMEFAYKIADKNGCPCILDTDAKGKCDRYVHLGMKLVQTRKAGGCKIYDLMYSKDGV; this comes from the coding sequence ATGAAAAAGGTGCGCTCATTATCGAAAGAAAAAATAGATGAAATATCTGCCCTGATCGGTGCTTCGTTCTGGGATTATCCCTACGAACCCGGAGAAGGCGGATTGAAGCCGTTCTTTCCGTCAAAAGCAGCTATGACCGAATACATGAAGTCATTCGTGATCGCAGGCATTGAAAGCGGAACATTTTACAGCACAGACAATGGCGAGGGATACATCCTCATAACGGATACGAAAGGTAATCATCCGGGGTTTGGCAGTATCGTCAGAATGGCACGGAGGATGAAAAATGCGCTCGGCGGCTGGGGTAAACTTTTTTCATTTCTGAAACAGGCAAACAGCGGCTGTGATAAAAAGCCGCTTGAAATTCTGATGAAAAAGCAGAAAAAGCAATATGTCAAGGTGGAAATGTTGATAGTGACAGAGAAGTATCAGGGGCAGGGATATATGCGCAAGCTGATGGAGTTTGCCTATAAAATTGCAGATAAGAACGGCTGTCCCTGCATACTGGATACTGATGCAAAGGGAAAATGCGACCGCTATGTGCATCTGGGAATGAAACTTGTTCAGACACGCAAGGCAGGAGGCTGTAAGATCTATGATCTGATGTACAGCAAGGACGGTGTATAA
- a CDS encoding InlB B-repeat-containing protein, with the protein MKGEFLKKALAAAMALLIVSGGIPAKPFTDIFSTSAITAEAVAEQTVTYTIEHKTENGRYIYYLVGSDGSSGMLLDAKWVRPTNVTLEMGDDITFDVDAGGNVFTCNYDTKSYDMLGFYDYLNTNEYDFTITSKTRIIKHVQIDGMGYVNYIKAKTSIEADGNDKTITVHWNGGSGGNRLGAPGKFIVTYAPPVQTYNIKYELNGGTNSSSNPSTYDDDKALTLADPTRTGYTFGGWYTNSSFSGSPVTNIPEGSSGDKTLYAKWTINEYTITWKNYNGTILGRSIVEYGKTPSYGGKRPTRPQNAQYSYTFSGWSPAIKEVTGNQTYTAQFSSTVNKYTVTWKDGDTTLEKDTNVPYGTTPTYDGAIPVKEGDTKYTYEFSGWSPEVSKVTGNTVYNAAFTQIPKSYNVTYMVDDEVYGEVETVAYGTELIPREIPVKTGHTFSGWSDIPETMPDKDIVITGTFSKDEHSITVPDDIANCSVESNKTIARYGDLVTLTINTESGYYVKRVKAGSVIANRTGENTFSFNMPAEDVTIQVELLKKVPAKPATCTENGCIEHYESESRMVYVLMYGEFYGTLRQAVTISKLGHIYGEPVWNWSEDNSSASAVFTCPRCKDEETIDAVVTSETIAPTYETDGKIIYTAKATFDGIEYTGTKEVVIPKKVLVATVGEKKFESLKAAIDAAYSDETIVVYADVDEPDVNPGYDQTWGCYNKNIIIDLNGHTVTFGTLASNYGITIKNGTLNCEIVNISNYFATLTLDNAVLNTPEAEDEYSQGISWMADRVEIKNGSTMVINGNAYFNGWYSDPFDFNIDETSTVIMNNVLLSGSNEETVLAEIGEYLPAGYSFGKLEDEYSYRIFNADGEVVTDPVTLRQPVRTGVTIRSVDIDGDITSTKVYVETFTKADYTVPASPYLDGYDFVGWTVNGKLYTNADDVQTAVEALVAGKPKTYITVAVVYEKKIESFKVTVINGTLSDGESGDSYQVGTELTATAAPAEEGLQFDHWENNGVIASYNEVYSFHVPSKELTLKAVYSSAETEIEKCGTAFIESVTPVKGNRLAFVSKVSVPEGARILKAGILANTEENLNGSELTTDTAKFTRYDSSKCYDYLAYKFTWTKGNVSEDDVWCVRSYLVYRDKNGEHTVYGELVRADLNGIITE; encoded by the coding sequence ATGAAAGGAGAATTTTTGAAAAAGGCACTGGCAGCTGCTATGGCACTGCTGATCGTTTCGGGTGGTATACCTGCCAAGCCGTTCACGGACATTTTTAGTACTTCTGCTATCACGGCAGAGGCTGTAGCAGAACAAACGGTAACATACACTATTGAGCACAAAACTGAAAATGGTCGATATATTTATTATCTTGTTGGTTCTGATGGATCATCGGGAATGTTGTTAGATGCTAAATGGGTCCGTCCTACCAATGTTACTTTAGAAATGGGCGACGATATTACTTTCGATGTTGATGCGGGTGGAAATGTTTTTACCTGCAACTATGACACTAAATCGTATGATATGTTAGGCTTTTATGACTATTTAAATACGAACGAATATGATTTCACGATCACAAGCAAAACACGTATTATTAAGCACGTACAAATCGACGGAATGGGATATGTCAATTATATTAAAGCCAAAACAAGCATAGAAGCCGACGGAAATGACAAAACTATCACTGTACATTGGAATGGAGGCTCTGGCGGTAACAGATTGGGTGCTCCCGGCAAATTCATTGTAACTTATGCGCCTCCGGTACAGACTTACAATATCAAATATGAACTGAACGGCGGTACAAATTCGTCAAGCAATCCTTCGACTTATGATGATGATAAAGCCTTGACTCTTGCGGATCCCACAAGAACAGGATACACATTCGGTGGTTGGTATACCAATTCAAGTTTCAGCGGTTCACCTGTTACTAATATCCCGGAAGGTTCTTCAGGTGATAAAACATTATATGCAAAGTGGACTATCAACGAATATACGATCACTTGGAAAAACTATAACGGTACAATACTTGGAAGATCTATTGTTGAATACGGCAAAACACCGTCTTACGGTGGTAAAAGACCAACAAGACCCCAAAATGCACAATATAGCTATACATTCAGCGGCTGGTCTCCAGCAATTAAAGAAGTTACAGGAAATCAGACTTATACAGCACAGTTCAGCAGCACCGTAAATAAGTACACAGTCACCTGGAAAGACGGTGATACCACGCTTGAAAAAGATACCAATGTACCTTACGGAACAACTCCTACTTATGACGGAGCCATTCCCGTAAAGGAAGGCGATACGAAGTATACTTATGAATTTTCAGGCTGGTCACCGGAAGTATCAAAAGTAACCGGTAATACAGTTTATAATGCTGCTTTCACCCAGATACCGAAATCTTACAATGTTACCTACATGGTGGACGACGAGGTCTACGGAGAGGTAGAGACTGTTGCATACGGCACTGAACTGATACCTCGTGAAATACCTGTGAAAACAGGTCATACATTCAGCGGCTGGAGCGATATCCCTGAGACAATGCCTGATAAAGATATAGTTATCACAGGAACATTTTCAAAGGATGAACACAGTATTACAGTTCCTGATGACATTGCAAACTGCTCTGTTGAATCAAACAAAACTATTGCGCGTTACGGCGATCTGGTCACTTTGACGATCAATACTGAAAGCGGATATTATGTAAAAAGAGTAAAAGCAGGAAGCGTGATCGCTAACAGAACCGGCGAAAATACTTTCTCATTCAATATGCCTGCGGAAGATGTGACAATTCAAGTGGAGCTTCTCAAGAAGGTTCCTGCTAAACCGGCGACCTGCACTGAGAACGGATGTATCGAACATTATGAAAGTGAAAGCAGAATGGTCTATGTCCTGATGTATGGAGAATTTTACGGAACTCTCCGCCAGGCTGTCACTATCAGCAAACTCGGACACATCTACGGTGAACCCGTATGGAACTGGTCAGAGGATAACAGCTCGGCAAGTGCTGTATTTACTTGCCCCAGGTGTAAAGATGAAGAAACGATAGATGCAGTCGTTACATCTGAAACTATTGCTCCGACTTACGAAACTGACGGCAAGATAATTTATACAGCAAAGGCAACTTTCGACGGCATCGAATACACCGGCACTAAGGAAGTCGTTATCCCCAAAAAGGTACTTGTTGCAACAGTTGGCGAAAAGAAATTCGAGTCGCTGAAAGCGGCTATCGATGCTGCGTACAGTGATGAAACTATTGTAGTGTACGCCGATGTGGATGAACCCGATGTTAATCCAGGCTACGATCAGACATGGGGCTGTTATAATAAAAACATTATAATTGATCTGAATGGTCATACAGTTACATTCGGTACACTTGCTTCAAATTATGGTATCACGATAAAGAATGGTACACTTAATTGCGAGATCGTAAATATCAGCAACTATTTTGCTACACTTACGCTTGACAATGCAGTTCTGAACACTCCTGAAGCAGAAGATGAATACAGTCAGGGAATTTCATGGATGGCAGACCGCGTTGAGATCAAAAACGGAAGTACAATGGTAATCAACGGAAATGCGTATTTCAACGGCTGGTATTCCGATCCGTTTGATTTCAATATCGATGAAACATCAACTGTGATAATGAATAACGTATTGCTGTCAGGCAGCAATGAGGAGACTGTATTAGCAGAGATCGGCGAATATCTCCCTGCGGGTTATTCTTTCGGTAAACTCGAAGATGAATATTCGTACAGGATATTTAATGCTGACGGAGAAGTTGTTACCGATCCCGTTACACTCAGACAGCCTGTCAGAACAGGTGTCACCATCAGATCCGTTGATATCGACGGTGACATCACCTCGACAAAAGTTTATGTTGAAACATTCACAAAGGCTGATTATACTGTCCCTGCATCACCTTATCTGGACGGTTATGATTTTGTGGGCTGGACAGTGAACGGCAAGCTTTATACTAATGCTGATGATGTACAGACAGCAGTTGAGGCTCTTGTAGCAGGAAAGCCCAAAACGTATATCACGGTAGCAGTGGTTTATGAGAAGAAAATCGAATCTTTCAAAGTGACAGTAATAAACGGTACTCTCAGCGATGGTGAATCAGGTGACAGCTATCAGGTCGGTACAGAACTTACCGCTACTGCTGCTCCTGCGGAAGAAGGTTTGCAGTTTGACCATTGGGAGAACAATGGCGTAATTGCAAGTTATAATGAAGTATACTCGTTCCATGTTCCGTCAAAGGAACTCACATTGAAGGCAGTATATTCTTCTGCAGAAACAGAGATAGAAAAATGCGGTACTGCATTTATCGAAAGTGTAACACCTGTCAAGGGCAACAGGCTCGCTTTTGTATCAAAGGTCTCTGTTCCTGAAGGTGCGAGAATACTCAAAGCGGGAATTCTTGCGAATACCGAAGAAAATCTGAACGGCTCGGAACTGACAACAGACACAGCAAAGTTCACAAGATATGACAGCAGCAAGTGCTATGATTATCTGGCATATAAATTCACATGGACTAAGGGCAATGTGAGTGAAGATGATGTATGGTGCGTTCGTTCCTATCTTGTTTACAGAGATAAAAATGGTGAACATACTGTATATGGTGAACTTGTCAGAGCAGATCTGAACGGTATTATTACAGAGTAA
- a CDS encoding LytR/AlgR family response regulator transcription factor, with amino-acid sequence MTPNIAIVDDLEADCKHIADYIRQYFSERHQKQVRTAVFSSAEQFLKYYRKGVFQIIFLDICMGEINGLELAKRLRTSDQSINIVFMSSVRDYVFDTFSVKPDGYLCKPFEYAAFAEIVDMILARYSLTDRTVKLKLPRSEAVIQLSEIISIIACDHVAEVRLITGEYYESRTLFKELEATFENESNFLLCNRGVLINMDYAVKAKEGKIVMQNGSEYPIRRRDCKAITAKFTKYTAERMRRSFVL; translated from the coding sequence TTGACACCAAATATTGCTATTGTAGATGACCTTGAAGCCGACTGCAAGCATATCGCCGACTATATCAGGCAGTATTTTTCCGAACGTCATCAAAAGCAGGTCAGAACGGCAGTTTTTAGCTCTGCCGAGCAATTTCTTAAATACTACCGCAAAGGTGTTTTTCAGATCATCTTTCTGGATATTTGCATGGGCGAGATAAATGGTCTGGAGCTTGCCAAGCGCCTGCGTACAAGCGATCAGAGCATCAATATCGTGTTCATGTCCTCCGTGCGTGACTATGTGTTTGACACTTTCTCCGTCAAGCCCGACGGATATCTCTGCAAGCCCTTTGAATATGCCGCTTTTGCTGAGATCGTGGATATGATACTTGCAAGGTATTCTCTCACAGACCGTACGGTCAAGCTGAAACTGCCGAGAAGCGAAGCCGTGATACAGCTTTCCGAGATCATTTCTATCATCGCCTGCGACCATGTTGCTGAAGTCAGACTCATTACCGGCGAATACTACGAAAGCAGGACGCTCTTCAAGGAACTTGAAGCGACCTTTGAGAATGAATCGAATTTCCTGCTCTGCAACCGCGGAGTCCTCATCAATATGGACTATGCGGTCAAGGCAAAGGAAGGCAAGATCGTAATGCAGAACGGTTCGGAATATCCTATACGTCGTCGTGACTGCAAAGCGATCACGGCAAAATTCACCAAGTACACCGCCGAGCGCATGAGAAGGAGCTTTGTTCTATGA
- a CDS encoding sensor histidine kinase, with translation MNTSLTLRYAIELAMVIPAAVIAILPVYYSRKVKKAFLFGLMGILLAATVIGGAVLCSVFGITSNTFIFPALLGLFVTYNFCFDLSFPKKLFCFSNAVFLCGFSSTYNTFLTAPLELDNKYPVYTITSGLLDLGIAVIVGGVFARTLLVKFSELFENESLDSAWKILSLAPTIAAAGIIWMKPVSAENVMTGRLRMICLVVLLSIPLISLFLYQILWWLSKKMTERAELQRNLDMMQMIEKQYQQTRRYLNETRNARHDFRQHIHVIEEYLQAGEYYKLKEYIEPISESVKHSHKLICKNQAVDALANHYDEVAKSREVTIYWNIKTEEMLPVKESDLCAVIGNLVENAIQASTALTGDNRLVNVRIGILQEETLVISVDNPYRGTLTLDKNGLPISSLPDHGIGLRSVRNIVERYKGSMEIETHNQIFNVSILMYAPD, from the coding sequence ATGAATACATCTCTCACGCTCCGTTATGCCATTGAACTTGCCATGGTCATTCCTGCCGCAGTGATCGCCATTCTGCCCGTGTATTACAGCCGCAAAGTCAAAAAGGCATTTCTGTTCGGACTTATGGGAATTCTGCTTGCCGCCACTGTGATCGGAGGTGCTGTGCTTTGCTCGGTATTCGGCATCACATCAAATACCTTTATATTTCCTGCATTGCTTGGATTATTTGTTACATACAATTTCTGCTTTGATCTCTCGTTTCCAAAAAAACTGTTCTGCTTTTCTAATGCGGTTTTCCTGTGCGGCTTCTCCTCGACCTATAACACATTCCTCACCGCACCGCTGGAACTGGATAATAAGTATCCGGTCTACACCATAACTTCGGGACTGCTCGATCTAGGTATAGCAGTCATTGTCGGAGGAGTATTCGCAAGAACTCTCCTGGTGAAATTCTCCGAATTATTTGAAAACGAAAGCCTTGACTCTGCATGGAAGATACTTTCTCTTGCCCCGACCATTGCAGCGGCAGGCATTATCTGGATGAAGCCTGTCAGTGCCGAGAACGTAATGACGGGCAGACTGCGAATGATATGCCTTGTGGTACTTTTGTCCATTCCGCTGATCTCACTGTTCTTGTATCAGATACTATGGTGGCTCTCAAAGAAAATGACCGAACGCGCGGAGTTACAGCGGAACCTTGACATGATGCAGATGATAGAAAAACAGTATCAGCAGACAAGGCGTTATCTAAACGAGACAAGAAATGCGCGGCACGATTTCCGTCAGCATATCCATGTGATCGAGGAATACCTGCAAGCCGGTGAGTACTACAAGCTGAAAGAATATATCGAACCGATCTCGGAATCTGTCAAACACTCCCACAAGCTCATCTGTAAAAATCAGGCAGTCGATGCACTTGCAAATCACTATGATGAAGTCGCTAAGTCAAGAGAAGTTACGATATACTGGAATATCAAGACCGAGGAAATGCTGCCTGTCAAGGAATCAGACCTGTGTGCTGTGATAGGCAATCTGGTTGAAAATGCGATACAGGCATCCACCGCCTTAACAGGTGATAACAGACTCGTAAACGTCCGTATCGGTATTTTGCAGGAGGAAACGCTGGTCATTTCCGTTGATAATCCATATCGCGGAACACTCACCCTTGATAAAAACGGCTTGCCGATATCAAGCCTTCCCGACCACGGTATAGGTCTTCGTTCAGTCAGAAATATCGTTGAGCGATACAAAGGCTCTATGGAGATCGAAACACACAATCAGATATTCAATGTCAGCATACTGATGTATGCACCCGATTGA
- a CDS encoding TetR/AcrR family transcriptional regulator encodes MILTGSEDLRVRRTIDSIKSVFEQMICEMDYGKIRVTELCSRAMINKKTFYVYYPTLDDLLAEIQTEYSAEYIERIKDYKLPDELDKVNREFFLFSEEKGLAYEKITCAGNESYHYIRSGMIKKVTTAGWSSSKKYGALPEYQQTMLMNFVNNAVLGIYRQWIEEGKQQSVEEIIRITNRLVLGGVRDFFR; translated from the coding sequence ATGATACTTACAGGCAGTGAAGATTTAAGAGTACGCAGGACGATAGATTCGATCAAGAGCGTATTTGAGCAGATGATATGCGAAATGGATTACGGCAAGATCAGGGTGACGGAGCTTTGCAGCCGTGCCATGATAAATAAAAAGACATTCTACGTCTACTATCCAACCCTTGACGATTTGCTTGCCGAGATACAGACGGAGTATTCTGCGGAATATATCGAGCGTATCAAGGACTACAAACTGCCTGATGAGCTTGACAAGGTGAACCGCGAATTCTTTCTTTTTTCGGAAGAAAAGGGACTTGCCTATGAGAAGATCACCTGTGCGGGCAATGAATCCTACCACTATATCCGCAGCGGTATGATAAAAAAGGTCACCACCGCAGGCTGGAGCAGTTCAAAGAAATACGGCGCACTGCCCGAATATCAGCAGACCATGCTTATGAACTTCGTCAATAACGCTGTTCTCGGCATTTACAGGCAGTGGATAGAAGAGGGCAAACAGCAGTCGGTAGAGGAGATCATCCGTATCACAAACAGGCTTGTTCTTGGCGGAGTAAGAGACTTTTTCAGATAG